In one Clostridiisalibacter paucivorans DSM 22131 genomic region, the following are encoded:
- a CDS encoding DUF2922 domain-containing protein — MPESKLQMVFLNAGNKTTRMSIDDPKEELTTKEVTEVMNNIISTGIFNSSGGDIVSIDSAKIITTQVEELEV, encoded by the coding sequence ATGCCAGAATCCAAACTTCAAATGGTATTTCTAAATGCAGGCAATAAGACCACAAGGATGTCTATAGATGATCCTAAGGAAGAGTTGACAACAAAGGAAGTAACTGAAGTGATGAATAATATCATATCAACTGGTATATTTAATTCTTCAGGTGGAGATATAGTATCTATTGACAGTGCAAAGATTATAACAACTCAAGTAGAGGAGCTAGAAGTATAG
- a CDS encoding DUF1659 domain-containing protein, translating to MAVNAISNESKIKVQLNMGLDDKNNPIIRSKTFSRVKADATDEDVYLVATTMMGLQKNDLVGVKRINEVELEEV from the coding sequence ATGGCTGTAAATGCTATTTCCAATGAGTCTAAGATTAAAGTGCAATTGAATATGGGTCTTGATGACAAGAATAATCCCATAATTAGGTCAAAGACATTTTCTAGAGTCAAGGCTGATGCCACCGATGAAGATGTATATTTGGTTGCTACTACTATGATGGGTTTACAAAAAAATGACTTAGTGGGTGTAAAGCGAATTAATGAAGTAGAATTAGAAGAAGTTTAA
- a CDS encoding RNA polymerase sigma factor, with the protein MYEEINELVIKSKLGDIDAKGKLILRLKPLILSSIRRYFNDTKQYDDLIQGGFEVVLRCINEYSSHRQTEFLGYVKTMLRYHYLDKHKTKKIAISLNQTISTDEQIEIIDTLKDDIPSIDHILIRNQELVVLNRAISELTKRQKEIIEMFYIDGITMVEIAERLGISYRTVVNTKKVAIKKLQSIVNI; encoded by the coding sequence ATGTATGAAGAGATAAATGAATTGGTTATAAAATCTAAATTAGGTGATATAGACGCTAAGGGAAAATTGATATTGAGACTAAAACCATTGATATTATCCTCTATAAGGAGATATTTCAATGATACAAAACAATATGATGATTTGATTCAAGGGGGATTTGAAGTGGTACTGAGATGTATAAATGAGTACAGTTCCCATAGACAGACGGAATTTTTAGGATATGTAAAGACAATGCTTAGGTATCATTATTTAGATAAACATAAGACTAAAAAGATAGCTATATCTCTGAATCAGACCATATCAACAGATGAGCAAATAGAGATTATAGATACACTAAAAGATGATATACCTAGTATAGACCATATATTGATAAGGAATCAAGAATTGGTTGTGCTTAATAGGGCGATATCTGAATTGACCAAGAGACAAAAAGAAATAATTGAGATGTTTTATATTGATGGTATAACAATGGTGGAAATAGCAGAAAGACTAGGTATAAGCTATAGGACTGTAGTGAATACAAAAAAAGTAGCAATAAAAAAATTACAAAGCATAGTAAATATTTAA
- the metK gene encoding methionine adenosyltransferase yields MRKWLFTSESVTEGHPDKICDQISDSVLDAILSEDPQARVACETAVTTGLVLVNGEISTNCYVDIPKVVRQTIKDIGYDRAKYGFDGETCAVLTAIDEQSTDIAMGVDEALESKRGTMEDKINSIGAGDQGIMFGYACNETPEYMPLPISLAHKLARRLTEIRKDGTLNYLRPDGKTQVTVEYEGNKPVRIDTIVISTQHSPDVSLDTIERDMKEYVIKTIVPEELLDDGTKYYINPTGRFVIGGPQGDSGLTGRKIIVDTYGGYAKHGGGAFSGKDPTKVDRSATYAARYVAKNIVAAGLADKCELQLAYAIGVAQPVSVLVDTFGTGKISETKIEELVRENFDLRPAAIIRDLDLRRPLYRQVAAYGHFGRTDIDLPWERLDKVDVLKKALK; encoded by the coding sequence ATGAGAAAATGGTTATTTACTTCTGAGTCAGTTACTGAAGGACATCCAGATAAGATATGTGACCAAATATCTGATTCAGTGCTAGATGCTATATTATCAGAAGACCCACAAGCAAGGGTTGCATGTGAGACGGCAGTTACTACGGGATTAGTATTGGTAAATGGTGAAATATCTACTAATTGTTATGTGGACATACCAAAGGTGGTTAGACAAACAATAAAAGATATAGGATACGATAGAGCTAAATATGGGTTTGATGGTGAGACATGCGCTGTACTTACAGCTATAGATGAGCAGTCAACGGATATAGCCATGGGTGTAGATGAAGCATTGGAGAGCAAAAGAGGAACTATGGAAGATAAGATAAATAGTATAGGAGCAGGGGACCAGGGTATAATGTTTGGATATGCATGCAATGAAACTCCAGAATATATGCCACTTCCTATATCTCTTGCCCATAAATTGGCAAGAAGGCTTACTGAAATAAGGAAAGATGGGACATTGAATTATTTGAGGCCCGATGGCAAAACTCAAGTTACTGTGGAATATGAAGGGAATAAACCTGTAAGGATAGATACCATAGTTATATCAACTCAACATAGTCCAGATGTATCTCTAGATACTATAGAGAGAGATATGAAAGAATACGTTATAAAGACAATAGTACCTGAAGAATTATTAGACGATGGAACTAAATACTATATAAATCCTACTGGCAGATTTGTAATAGGAGGTCCCCAAGGGGATTCAGGCCTTACTGGAAGAAAGATAATAGTAGATACTTATGGAGGATATGCTAAACATGGTGGTGGAGCATTTTCAGGTAAAGATCCAACTAAAGTTGATAGATCAGCCACATATGCTGCAAGATATGTAGCAAAAAATATAGTAGCTGCAGGGTTAGCAGACAAATGTGAACTACAATTAGCATATGCCATAGGAGTAGCCCAACCAGTATCAGTATTGGTAGATACCTTTGGAACTGGAAAGATATCAGAGACAAAAATAGAAGAGCTAGTACGAGAAAACTTCGATTTAAGACCTGCTGCAATAATAAGAGATTTAGACCTAAGAAGACCTTTATATAGACAAGTAGCAGCATATGGACATTTTGGAAGAACAGATATAGATTTACCTTGGGAGAGATTAGACAAGGTAGATGTATTAAAAAAAGCACTTAAATAG
- a CDS encoding metallophosphoesterase family protein yields MKILVFSDSHGVIEDMLIGIRENEDIDMIIHLGDNTIDAQKLKKITDKEIINVKGNCDFEDIHTPLEKILDIDGYTLFITHGHKYNVKWDLNALYYKALETKSHIAIFGHTHIPMVEKHEGVIFLNPGSISSPRNANKKTYGLLEIDDNITVEIVEVKEN; encoded by the coding sequence GTGAAGATACTAGTATTTAGCGATTCCCATGGTGTAATAGAAGACATGCTTATAGGGATAAGAGAAAATGAAGATATAGACATGATAATACATCTTGGTGATAATACAATAGATGCTCAAAAGTTAAAGAAGATCACAGATAAAGAAATAATAAATGTAAAGGGAAATTGTGATTTTGAAGATATACATACTCCATTGGAAAAAATTTTAGATATAGATGGTTATACCCTATTTATTACCCATGGACATAAATACAATGTAAAATGGGATTTAAATGCTCTGTATTATAAGGCATTGGAGACTAAGTCTCATATAGCTATTTTTGGTCATACCCATATCCCAATGGTAGAAAAGCATGAGGGAGTAATATTTTTAAATCCAGGGAGCATATCATCTCCTAGAAATGCAAATAAAAAGACCTATGGATTGTTGGAAATAGATGACAATATAACGGTGGAAATAGTAGAAGTTAAAGAGAACTAG
- a CDS encoding XTP/dITP diphosphatase codes for MKNKKIIVASGNKDKIQEIKYVLKGLQFDIVSKDDMGLDNIEVIEDKETLAENAIKKAVEISKHVDGIVIADDTGLFVDALDGRPGVYSARYAGENVTYKDNNDKLLKELKDISLDKRKAAFKTVIAIVFEDKSVKTVEGQCEGYIGFQPKGSQGFGYDPLFIVEGYEKTFAELGEDIKNRVSHRARALNALKEELQRMIKGEDTSI; via the coding sequence ATGAAAAATAAGAAGATAATAGTTGCCAGTGGAAATAAAGATAAAATACAAGAGATCAAATATGTACTTAAAGGTTTGCAGTTTGATATAGTTTCAAAAGATGATATGGGATTGGACAATATTGAAGTAATAGAAGACAAGGAAACTTTAGCAGAGAATGCAATAAAAAAGGCAGTGGAAATATCTAAGCATGTTGATGGCATAGTAATAGCGGATGATACAGGTTTATTTGTGGATGCATTAGATGGAAGGCCTGGTGTATATTCTGCTCGATATGCAGGTGAAAATGTAACATATAAGGATAATAATGATAAACTGTTGAAGGAATTAAAGGATATATCTTTAGATAAAAGAAAAGCGGCATTTAAAACAGTTATAGCCATAGTTTTTGAAGATAAATCTGTTAAGACTGTAGAAGGTCAATGTGAAGGATATATTGGATTTCAACCCAAAGGGAGTCAAGGATTTGGATATGATCCATTGTTTATTGTAGAAGGATATGAAAAGACATTTGCTGAATTGGGAGAAGATATAAAAAATAGAGTAAGTCACAGGGCTAGAGCATTGAATGCACTTAAGGAAGAACTACAAAGGATGATTAAGGGTGAAGATACTAGTATTTAG
- the rph gene encoding ribonuclease PH, whose product MKRIDGRKFDEIRKVNITRNFLKHPQGSVLIEMGDTKVICSAMIEDRVPPFLKGKGTGWVTAEYSMLPSSTITRKRREASRGKLEGRTQEIKRLIGRAIRSVVDLDVLGERTIWIDCDVIQADGGTRTASITGGFVALMDALHILLEKGEITHIPVKKFLAAISVGIVDNNPILDLCYEEDSNAMVDMNVVMAEDGKFVEVQGTGEECPFSREELNELLRLAELGNMELINIQKGILTDIIPKMKEK is encoded by the coding sequence ATGAAAAGAATAGATGGAAGAAAATTTGATGAAATAAGAAAGGTGAATATAACAAGGAATTTTTTGAAACATCCTCAGGGTTCAGTACTTATAGAGATGGGAGATACAAAGGTAATATGTTCGGCTATGATTGAAGATAGAGTACCACCATTTTTAAAGGGAAAGGGTACTGGATGGGTTACAGCTGAGTACTCAATGTTACCATCATCAACGATTACAAGAAAGAGAAGAGAGGCAAGCAGGGGTAAATTAGAGGGAAGAACTCAAGAGATAAAGAGATTGATAGGTAGGGCTATCAGGTCTGTTGTGGATTTAGATGTGCTTGGAGAGAGAACTATATGGATAGACTGTGATGTAATTCAAGCAGATGGAGGAACAAGAACAGCTTCAATAACAGGAGGGTTTGTAGCATTGATGGATGCATTACATATATTATTGGAAAAAGGAGAGATAACCCATATACCTGTTAAAAAATTTTTGGCGGCCATAAGTGTAGGTATAGTAGATAATAATCCAATATTAGATTTATGCTATGAAGAAGATTCTAATGCTATGGTAGACATGAACGTAGTAATGGCAGAAGATGGTAAATTTGTAGAAGTACAGGGAACAGGTGAAGAATGTCCTTTTTCAAGGGAAGAATTAAATGAGTTGTTAAGGTTGGCAGAGTTGGGAAATATGGAACTTATAAATATCCAAAAAGGGATATTAACGGATATAATACCAAAGATGAAAGAAAAATAA
- a CDS encoding GerMN domain-containing protein, producing the protein MSTKKVISILMAVLILISLTGCGVIDTVKGMIVKDEEEPEVEMVRSDENIFEIQNDDSMRDTVLYYKTEAGYIVPVKRQIPWEEGIGKAALRNITDSPAIRDDIKDIGLNPIIPSGTEVIGMAIDQDTGLCKVNFSREVLNYNDEQDEYSLVKGIVYTLTEFPSISKVRLMVDGEYLDAMKFGTDIRNPLEREDINMVNEEMDGNSKVVVYYKGTTNGEYEYYVPLTIPTSTQDDTGYSALNKLFDGPPSDSSLYTDIPSEVSFRGLDIRDGVAYINLTEDSLSYIKDQYVVDSMTRNIALTLKEISPIDSVKIMINGVSLEETGIEVSEPTTVPVFANEY; encoded by the coding sequence ATGAGCACTAAAAAAGTAATTTCAATTTTAATGGCAGTTTTGATACTTATATCATTAACGGGTTGTGGTGTAATAGATACAGTAAAGGGAATGATAGTTAAAGATGAAGAGGAACCAGAGGTTGAGATGGTCAGAAGTGATGAGAATATATTTGAGATACAAAACGATGACAGTATGAGAGATACAGTATTGTATTATAAGACAGAAGCAGGATACATAGTCCCAGTGAAAAGACAAATTCCATGGGAGGAAGGTATAGGAAAGGCAGCACTTAGGAATATAACCGACAGTCCTGCAATACGAGACGATATAAAGGATATAGGTCTTAATCCCATAATACCATCAGGGACTGAAGTAATAGGTATGGCTATCGATCAAGATACTGGACTTTGTAAGGTGAACTTTTCTAGAGAAGTATTAAATTACAATGATGAACAAGATGAATACAGTCTAGTAAAAGGTATAGTATATACACTTACAGAATTTCCTTCTATATCTAAGGTAAGGTTGATGGTGGATGGTGAATATTTAGATGCCATGAAATTTGGTACAGATATCAGAAATCCTTTGGAAAGAGAAGATATAAATATGGTAAATGAAGAGATGGATGGAAATTCAAAGGTTGTGGTATATTATAAGGGAACGACTAATGGTGAATATGAATATTATGTACCTTTAACAATACCTACATCTACACAGGACGATACTGGTTACTCTGCACTCAATAAGCTTTTTGATGGACCACCATCGGACTCGTCTCTTTATACAGACATACCATCAGAGGTGTCTTTTAGGGGACTAGATATAAGAGATGGAGTGGCATATATAAATCTTACTGAAGATTCTTTAAGCTATATCAAAGACCAATATGTAGTAGATTCTATGACTAGGAATATAGCATTGACACTAAAGGAGATATCTCCTATAGATAGTGTTAAAATCATGATAAACGGTGTTTCTTTAGAGGAAACAGGGATAGAGGTATCAGAACCAACCACCGTACCTGTTTTTGCCAATGAATATTGA
- a CDS encoding DUF2179 domain-containing protein, whose protein sequence is MSVFLGYLTIFMARVIDVSMGTIRTIMVVQGRKTQAALIGFFEIIIYTMALATVVKQLDDIGNILFYALGFACGNYVGGYIEEKMALGDITAQIILKSNENVDNIIEDLRDNGFGVTVLEGQGKEGVRKILKITLKRKNINNLRQIIDNLDNEAFITVSDAKYIKGGYFTKITKIKKK, encoded by the coding sequence GTGAGTGTTTTTTTAGGTTATTTGACTATTTTTATGGCTAGGGTAATTGATGTGTCCATGGGAACAATTAGGACTATAATGGTAGTTCAAGGAAGGAAGACCCAGGCTGCTTTGATAGGATTTTTTGAAATTATAATCTATACAATGGCATTGGCTACTGTAGTAAAACAATTAGATGACATAGGAAATATACTATTTTATGCATTGGGATTTGCATGTGGAAATTATGTGGGAGGATATATAGAAGAAAAGATGGCTTTAGGAGATATAACAGCTCAGATTATACTAAAAAGTAATGAAAATGTAGATAATATAATAGAGGATTTAAGAGATAATGGATTTGGAGTTACAGTGTTAGAGGGCCAAGGTAAAGAAGGAGTAAGAAAAATACTGAAAATAACTCTTAAAAGGAAAAATATCAATAATTTACGTCAAATTATTGACAATTTAGATAATGAAGCATTTATAACAGTAAGTGATGCAAAATATATAAAAGGTGGGTATTTTACAAAGATTACAAAGATAAAAAAGAAATAG
- a CDS encoding N-acetylmuramoyl-L-alanine amidase family protein — MKKIIAVILILSLMLGMLSLSYAEYQPEFVKVKLDGKLTQVKEVNVLVNGEPIKSDVPSVIYEGRTLVPVRFVANYLNADVEWFQDDREVEINTADRQIVIKIDSPKVVIDGQVKDMPYNIPPKIINSRTMVPLRFVSEALGFEVGWDQKNWAAIIKFEEEKITGIDIDDKEGLPKIVLDTTGPITHKAMYLEDPYRLVIDVPNSNLSLIDNDLNGEKLFEKEVNKYPIKEIRASQFSINPDTTRLVIELDRYVGYNIQNSQDNKKLTISFENQLEDITLEEIDGREAVVIHNTNKPEYNMMRLANPDRIVIDMLDSFLEDKNYEYDIHNDYIKGVRTSQFEPDSFYDTKDKIVRVVLDIEDLDERPNFETEILDNRLIVYVDDSKIDGIDYKMENGEALISIESDRQTKYYASYDRNRNTMEIEAPKDKINIKDGVELVDDELVKDIKVEGQGDFKRISIRFKDDISYDIKSASITDDIEIGFMKDNQQLPGEQGHRDKIIVIDPGHGGKHPGTIAPTTGYKEKELTLKVALKLEKRLKELGFKTVLTRDKDEYVGLYERTDIANDADADAFVSIHFNAMPSTSEGYKDIAGIQTLYCPAYNSDVKQGDNYPFAETMHNALLKGLGMNDKGILKKPTIVVVRESKMVAALVELGFVTNPAEEKKIVTDKYHDEAVEALANGLLEYFK; from the coding sequence ATGAAAAAAATAATTGCTGTAATACTGATATTAAGTTTGATGCTAGGAATGTTATCTTTGTCTTATGCAGAATATCAACCAGAATTTGTAAAGGTAAAATTGGACGGAAAGTTGACACAAGTAAAAGAAGTAAATGTACTTGTAAATGGAGAACCCATAAAATCTGATGTTCCATCGGTAATTTATGAAGGAAGAACTCTAGTGCCTGTAAGATTTGTAGCTAATTATTTAAATGCAGATGTGGAATGGTTTCAAGATGATAGGGAAGTGGAGATCAACACAGCAGATAGGCAGATTGTTATAAAAATAGACAGTCCTAAGGTGGTTATTGATGGACAGGTTAAAGATATGCCATATAATATTCCTCCTAAAATAATCAATAGTAGAACCATGGTGCCTTTGAGATTTGTATCTGAAGCATTGGGATTTGAAGTAGGATGGGACCAAAAAAATTGGGCTGCAATAATAAAATTTGAAGAAGAGAAAATAACAGGAATAGATATAGACGATAAAGAGGGATTACCAAAGATAGTATTGGACACAACGGGACCTATTACACATAAAGCGATGTATTTGGAAGACCCTTATAGATTAGTAATAGATGTTCCCAATAGTAATTTGAGTTTGATAGATAATGATTTAAATGGTGAAAAATTATTTGAAAAAGAAGTCAATAAGTATCCTATAAAGGAGATAAGGGCATCACAATTTTCAATAAATCCCGATACTACAAGATTAGTTATAGAATTGGATAGATATGTGGGATACAATATACAGAACTCCCAGGACAATAAGAAATTGACTATATCTTTTGAAAATCAATTAGAGGATATAACTTTAGAAGAAATAGATGGTAGAGAGGCAGTAGTAATACATAATACTAACAAGCCTGAGTACAATATGATGAGATTAGCAAATCCTGATAGAATAGTTATAGATATGTTGGATTCCTTTTTGGAAGATAAAAATTATGAATATGATATTCATAATGATTATATAAAGGGAGTAAGGACTTCTCAATTTGAACCAGATAGTTTTTATGATACAAAGGATAAGATAGTAAGGGTAGTTTTAGACATTGAAGATTTAGATGAACGACCAAATTTTGAAACAGAGATCCTTGACAATAGATTAATAGTATATGTAGATGACAGTAAAATAGATGGAATAGATTATAAAATGGAAAATGGAGAGGCGTTGATATCTATTGAATCAGATAGACAGACAAAATACTATGCAAGTTATGATAGAAATAGAAATACAATGGAAATAGAAGCGCCAAAGGATAAAATAAATATAAAAGATGGAGTAGAGCTAGTAGATGATGAGTTGGTAAAGGACATAAAAGTAGAAGGCCAAGGAGATTTTAAAAGGATTTCTATAAGATTCAAAGATGATATATCCTATGATATAAAGTCGGCATCTATAACTGATGATATAGAGATAGGATTTATGAAGGATAATCAACAACTGCCAGGTGAACAAGGGCATAGAGATAAGATTATAGTAATAGACCCAGGTCATGGTGGAAAACATCCTGGTACAATAGCACCCACAACAGGATATAAGGAAAAGGAACTTACATTAAAGGTAGCACTTAAATTGGAAAAGAGGTTAAAGGAATTGGGCTTCAAAACTGTACTCACCAGGGATAAGGATGAGTATGTAGGACTATATGAAAGGACAGATATAGCCAATGATGCTGATGCAGATGCCTTTGTAAGTATACACTTCAATGCAATGCCTAGTACTTCAGAAGGATATAAAGATATAGCTGGAATTCAAACACTGTATTGTCCTGCATATAATAGCGATGTAAAACAGGGCGATAATTATCCATTTGCTGAAACAATGCATAATGCACTTTTAAAAGGTTTAGGAATGAATGATAAGGGAATATTGAAGAAACCTACAATAGTTGTAGTAAGGGAATCTAAAATGGTTGCAGCATTAGTAGAATTAGGATTTGTAACTAATCCTGCTGAAGAAAAGAAGATAGTTACTGATAAGTATCATGATGAAGCAGTAGAGGCATTGGCAAATGGACTATTGGAATATTTTAAATAG
- a CDS encoding AIR synthase family protein → MEIGKLPNDVLERLVFKNIEHKRKEVMSRAAVGEDCSVIDFGDYGCVVSTDPITGATKDIGKLAINISCNDVASNGAEPIGILMTIMAPEDTTEKDIERVMKEAGKAAKLLNVEIIGGHTEITRAVNQMVISTTVIGKQLKSKIMNASEIELGDRVLITKTAGLEGTAIISTELMDKLKDSISEEDIQKAQSMMDNISVVKEGIICGEIGVDYMHDITEGGVLGAVWEASKAINKGIMVYQDSIPIDNISKKICGLLDINPLRLISSGSMLIICKGGIAEEIKRALNKENIMVSEIGEIVETGVNMKSISGEVITVDPPSSDELYKVI, encoded by the coding sequence ATGGAAATAGGGAAATTGCCCAACGATGTTTTAGAAAGATTAGTATTTAAAAACATAGAGCACAAGAGAAAAGAGGTAATGTCTAGGGCAGCAGTAGGTGAAGATTGTTCAGTGATAGATTTTGGAGATTATGGCTGCGTAGTGTCTACAGACCCTATAACAGGAGCTACAAAGGATATAGGAAAGTTGGCAATAAATATCTCTTGCAATGATGTGGCATCTAATGGAGCAGAACCCATAGGTATATTAATGACAATAATGGCACCAGAAGATACTACAGAAAAAGATATAGAAAGGGTTATGAAAGAAGCAGGAAAAGCAGCGAAATTATTAAATGTTGAGATAATAGGAGGACATACTGAGATAACTAGAGCAGTTAACCAGATGGTCATATCTACAACGGTAATAGGAAAGCAATTAAAATCTAAGATTATGAATGCTTCTGAAATAGAATTGGGAGATAGGGTGTTAATCACCAAGACAGCAGGATTAGAGGGCACTGCAATAATATCTACTGAGCTAATGGACAAGCTAAAAGATAGCATTTCTGAAGAGGATATTCAAAAGGCACAATCTATGATGGACAATATAAGTGTGGTAAAAGAGGGCATTATTTGTGGAGAAATAGGAGTAGACTATATGCATGATATTACAGAGGGAGGCGTATTGGGAGCAGTTTGGGAGGCATCAAAGGCCATCAATAAAGGCATAATGGTATATCAAGATAGTATACCTATTGATAATATAAGCAAAAAAATATGCGGACTATTAGATATAAATCCCCTTAGGCTTATTTCCAGTGGAAGTATGCTAATCATATGCAAGGGAGGAATTGCAGAAGAAATAAAAAGAGCATTGAATAAAGAAAATATTATGGTGTCAGAGATTGGTGAAATAGTAGAAACAGGTGTAAACATGAAGAGTATAAGTGGGGAAGTAATTACAGTAGATCCTCCATCTAGTGATGAACTATATAAGGTTATATGA